In a genomic window of Acidobacteriota bacterium:
- a CDS encoding VirB3 family type IV secretion system protein: MMRGQRPWRGHPVLSRPLTILGVERRWFLLSATLAVALWNTINSLLSAGLVFAALYVAGYLAWRQDPDMLAILRASTRFKSRYDPGKWGEPPWCVLIRR; this comes from the coding sequence ATGATGCGGGGTCAAAGACCGTGGCGAGGCCATCCCGTTCTGAGCCGCCCGCTGACGATCCTGGGCGTGGAGAGGCGTTGGTTTCTGCTGAGCGCCACGCTGGCCGTGGCGCTGTGGAACACCATCAACTCACTGCTCTCGGCCGGACTCGTCTTCGCGGCGCTCTACGTGGCCGGCTACCTGGCTTGGCGCCAAGATCCGGACATGCTGGCGATCCTGCGCGCATCGACCCGCTTCAAGTCCCGCTACGATCCCGGCAAGTGGGGGGAGCCACCCTGGTGTGTGCTCATCCGACGATGA